A single window of Haliotis asinina isolate JCU_RB_2024 chromosome 5, JCU_Hal_asi_v2, whole genome shotgun sequence DNA harbors:
- the LOC137285325 gene encoding prepro-gonadotropin-releasing hormone-like protein, giving the protein MSVLFSQGVTVSVLLLLLTVHAVAGQNYHFSNGWHAGRKRGSDTNNCVFRKDILMLVNKLIMEESSRVAHRCQNGVPHMDFSEPDTVDAESDGQLTDKRWK; this is encoded by the exons ATGTCAGTACTATTCAGTCAAGGGGTGACAGTGTcagtgctgctgctgctgctcacAGTACATGCTGTTGCTGGACAGAACTACCACTTCAGCAATGGTTGGCATGCAGGCAGGAAACGTGGCAGTGACACAAATAACTGTGTGTTCCGGAAAGACATCCTCATGCTTGTCAACAAGCTGATCATG GAGGAATCATCTCGTGTGGCCCATCGCTGCCAGAATGGAGTGCCCCACATGGACTTTTCTGAG CCTGATACAGTGGATGCTGAGTCTGATGGCCAGCTGACCGACAAGCGATGGAAGTGA